One stretch of Vicinamibacterales bacterium DNA includes these proteins:
- a CDS encoding class I SAM-dependent methyltransferase: MANPISRTAYYTLGVRAADAAGANPMCGDTFAQRFMNDDAQRVWEEFKDFTPPNASNAARHAMIDAHLRRELAADPDATVVIIGAGFDTRAFRLQGGRWFEFDEPEILTYKESRLPAATAPNPLVRVPVNFVRESLAGKLAIVGQPSNVHVVIEGVLMYLTREQKSALLQTLQSRFPHHTLHCDLMRRKFFESYSRPIHEKIMGMGATFTDLVEEPERLFLDAGYTLVDLASIPLYAVDRKSIGIPAFVVRWFLQTLREGYNIAVFRR, from the coding sequence ATGGCCAACCCGATCTCGCGGACCGCGTATTACACGCTGGGCGTGCGCGCGGCTGACGCCGCCGGCGCCAACCCCATGTGCGGCGACACCTTCGCGCAGCGCTTCATGAACGACGACGCGCAGCGCGTCTGGGAAGAGTTCAAGGACTTCACGCCTCCCAACGCCAGCAACGCGGCCCGGCACGCGATGATCGACGCGCACCTCCGCCGCGAGCTCGCCGCCGATCCGGATGCGACGGTTGTCATCATCGGCGCCGGCTTCGACACGCGCGCGTTCCGGCTCCAGGGCGGCCGCTGGTTCGAGTTCGACGAGCCCGAGATCCTAACCTACAAGGAAAGCCGGCTGCCCGCCGCGACGGCGCCGAACCCGCTGGTGCGGGTGCCGGTGAATTTCGTTCGCGAGTCGCTCGCCGGCAAGCTGGCAATTGTCGGACAGCCGTCGAACGTGCACGTGGTGATCGAGGGCGTGCTGATGTACCTCACCCGCGAGCAGAAGTCCGCCCTGTTGCAGACGCTGCAGTCACGGTTTCCGCATCACACCCTGCATTGCGACCTGATGCGAAGGAAGTTCTTCGAGAGCTACAGCCGCCCGATCCACGAAAAGATCATGGGGATGGGTGCGACGTTCACCGATCTGGTGGAGGAGCCCGAACGATTGTTCCTCGACGCCGGTTACACGCTGGTGGACCTGGCGTCCATACCGTTGTACGCCGTCGATCGGAAGAGCATCGGGATCCCCGCGTTCGTGGTCCGCTGGTTCCTGCAGACCCTGCGCGAGGGCTACAACATCGCCGTGTTCCGCCGGTAG
- a CDS encoding CPXCG motif-containing cysteine-rich protein: protein MDDTHLVTCPYCGEEVEIYVELDVRGSYVQDCEVCCNPWTVRVSREDGETYVEIGRADGSE, encoded by the coding sequence ATGGACGACACCCACCTGGTGACCTGCCCGTACTGCGGCGAGGAAGTCGAGATCTACGTCGAGCTGGACGTGCGCGGCAGTTACGTCCAAGACTGCGAAGTGTGCTGCAACCCGTGGACGGTCCGGGTGTCGCGCGAAGACGGTGAGACCTACGTGGAGATTGGCCGCGCCGACGGGTCGGAGTAG
- a CDS encoding neutral zinc metallopeptidase yields MKWQGGRRSTNIEDRRGLGAGAVGGGGIGMILIVLIVSWLTGTNPLTLLQVVEQANPEQAQSVPTGAPSGDPAAEFVAVVLADTEDTWARVFQAGGQRYQAPVLVLFEDAVQSACGSASASTGPFYCPADQKVYLDLSFFRELDRRFGAPGDFAQAYVVAHEIGHHVQNLLGINRQVSQAQRQGSRTNANALSVQMELQADCFAGVWGHHAARRDTLDPGDIEEGLAAAAAIGDDRLTGGRVAPDSFTHGTSEQRARWLRQGLASGSIDGCDTFRANSR; encoded by the coding sequence ATGAAGTGGCAAGGTGGTCGTCGCAGTACCAACATTGAGGACCGCAGGGGACTGGGCGCCGGCGCAGTCGGTGGCGGCGGCATCGGCATGATCCTCATCGTGCTCATCGTGTCGTGGCTGACCGGCACCAACCCGCTGACCTTGCTCCAGGTCGTGGAACAGGCCAACCCCGAACAAGCGCAGTCGGTGCCCACTGGCGCGCCGAGCGGAGATCCGGCGGCGGAGTTCGTGGCCGTGGTGCTGGCCGATACCGAAGACACGTGGGCACGCGTCTTCCAGGCCGGCGGCCAGCGCTACCAGGCGCCGGTCCTCGTCCTGTTCGAAGACGCCGTGCAGTCGGCGTGCGGGTCGGCCTCCGCCTCGACCGGTCCGTTTTATTGCCCGGCCGACCAGAAGGTCTACCTGGATCTATCGTTCTTCCGCGAGCTCGATCGGCGCTTCGGCGCGCCCGGCGACTTCGCGCAGGCCTACGTGGTCGCCCACGAGATCGGTCATCACGTGCAGAACCTGCTGGGCATCAACCGCCAGGTGTCGCAGGCCCAGCGGCAGGGCAGCCGGACCAACGCCAACGCCCTGTCGGTGCAGATGGAACTGCAGGCCGACTGCTTCGCCGGCGTGTGGGGCCACCACGCGGCGCGCCGGGACACGCTGGATCCGGGCGACATTGAAGAAGGACTGGCGGCGGCCGCCGCCATTGGCGACGACCGCCTCACGGGTGGACGCGTGGCCCCTGACAGCTTCACGCACGGCACCTCCGAGCAGCGCGCGCGGTGGCTGCGCCAGGGGCTGGCGAGCGGCAGCATCGACGGCTGCGACACTTTCCGCGCGAACTCGCGCTAG
- a CDS encoding diguanylate cyclase has translation MQIEWGLAAALIGALSTFGVWAYFSRRRLAVKAAEIEKALELRTTELESARLQLQRLSTDDALTAVANHEQFLEFLEREWRRARRDGLPLSLIFVDVDHFRSYNRQFGRKAGDEILKQIGRCLAELVGRPGDLVARYHRDEFALVLASTDGPGAFKISEEVRAAICALQLPAAKEAPGEAVTASVATATAVPQRESAWEELDLIKAARHALREAQASGGNRVLRANLGLAGPPELVTRR, from the coding sequence GTGCAAATTGAATGGGGGCTCGCGGCGGCGCTGATCGGTGCGCTGTCGACATTCGGCGTCTGGGCGTACTTCAGCCGCCGGCGCCTTGCGGTGAAGGCGGCCGAGATCGAGAAAGCGCTCGAGCTTCGGACCACCGAGCTGGAATCCGCACGCCTTCAACTGCAGCGCCTGAGCACCGACGACGCGCTCACGGCGGTGGCGAACCACGAGCAGTTTCTCGAGTTCCTGGAGCGGGAATGGCGGCGCGCGCGGCGTGATGGCTTGCCGCTGTCGCTGATCTTCGTGGACGTTGATCACTTCCGCTCCTACAACCGCCAGTTCGGCCGCAAGGCGGGCGACGAAATCCTCAAGCAGATCGGCCGCTGCCTGGCGGAGCTTGTCGGCCGGCCCGGCGACTTGGTGGCCCGCTACCACCGCGACGAGTTCGCACTGGTGCTCGCGTCCACCGACGGCCCTGGCGCGTTCAAGATCTCTGAAGAGGTCCGCGCCGCCATCTGCGCGTTGCAGTTGCCGGCGGCCAAAGAAGCGCCGGGGGAGGCGGTGACCGCCTCGGTGGCCACCGCCACGGCCGTGCCCCAGCGGGAGTCGGCGTGGGAAGAACTCGACCTGATCAAGGCGGCGCGCCACGCCCTGCGCGAAGCCCAGGCCAGCGGCGGCAACCGGGTGCTTCGCGCCAACCTGGGCCTGGCCGGCCCCCCCGAGCTCGTCACGCGGCGCTAG
- a CDS encoding GNAT family protein, which produces MRLELPRCTVRHWTSADLDALVRHANNRNVSVHLRDRFPFPYELAHARKFLDWIVEQSSPTVWAIEVNGEATGGIGVELHSDVERVSAEIGYWLGEAAWGQGIVTEALRAVTAEAFQRFELTRIYALPFADNRASVRVLEKAGYTREGYLRQSAIKDGKVRDQLLYAAYKSL; this is translated from the coding sequence ATGCGGCTCGAACTGCCTCGGTGCACGGTCCGCCACTGGACCAGTGCCGACCTCGATGCCCTGGTCCGGCACGCCAATAACCGGAACGTGTCCGTCCACCTGAGGGATCGGTTTCCGTTCCCGTACGAGCTCGCCCACGCCCGCAAGTTCCTGGACTGGATCGTCGAACAGTCGTCGCCAACCGTCTGGGCCATCGAGGTCAACGGTGAGGCCACCGGCGGCATTGGCGTGGAACTGCATTCGGACGTCGAGCGCGTGTCGGCCGAGATTGGCTATTGGCTGGGAGAAGCCGCCTGGGGCCAGGGGATTGTGACCGAGGCGCTGCGGGCCGTCACCGCCGAAGCCTTCCAGCGGTTCGAACTGACCCGCATTTACGCGCTGCCGTTTGCCGACAACCGGGCCTCGGTCCGCGTGCTGGAAAAGGCCGGCTACACCCGTGAAGGCTACCTCCGCCAGAGCGCCATCAAGGACGGGAAGGTCCGCGACCAGTTGCTCTACGCCGCCTACAAATCTCTATGA
- a CDS encoding cysteine dioxygenase family protein, translated as MTTDCLGLEELVARLDRSVEAGDAVAITAAVKVDLEQMLSARALTLPARFIAARPDGYARRLLHRDPAGRYTAIVMTWGPGQGTAVHDHGGLWCVEGVVDGEIAVTQYRVAPEADGFYRVTPIGALLAGTGSAGCLIPPTDHHVLANARPSAASITLHVYGGDLDDCKVFLPATPDGRYADVTKSLSFHA; from the coding sequence GTGACGACCGACTGCCTGGGGCTCGAGGAACTGGTGGCGCGGCTCGATCGATCGGTCGAGGCCGGCGACGCGGTCGCCATCACCGCCGCGGTGAAGGTGGACCTCGAGCAGATGCTGAGCGCCCGCGCGCTGACGCTGCCGGCGCGTTTCATCGCGGCCCGGCCCGACGGCTACGCCCGGCGCCTGTTGCATCGCGACCCGGCCGGGCGCTACACCGCCATTGTCATGACGTGGGGACCGGGGCAGGGCACCGCCGTGCACGACCATGGCGGCCTGTGGTGCGTCGAAGGCGTCGTTGACGGCGAGATTGCGGTGACGCAGTACCGCGTCGCGCCGGAAGCCGACGGTTTCTACCGCGTCACGCCGATTGGGGCATTGCTGGCGGGCACCGGCTCCGCGGGCTGCCTGATTCCGCCCACCGACCATCACGTGCTGGCCAACGCCCGGCCCTCGGCGGCGTCGATCACGCTGCACGTCTACGGCGGCGATCTCGACGACTGCAAGGTGTTCCTGCCGGCCACCCCCGACGGCCGCTACGCGGACGTCACCAAGTCCCTGTCATTTCACGCGTGA
- a CDS encoding MBL fold metallo-hydrolase has product MTEFIDLNFRGSDRVIAAAVLTGPDGVTLVDPGPTSCLPALEAGLRERGLTLRDVRALLLTHIHLDHAGAAGTIVERVPAIRVHVHERGAPHMVDPAKLLASATRLYGDQMDALWGAFLPVPVASVTVLQGGERLAVAGTTLQVAYTPGHAKHHVSYLDETSGVAYVGDTGGIRVIGDYLIAPTPPPDIDLAAWRESLSVIEAWQPVSLFLTHFGAVTPAKAHLARFRETLTAQAEAVRHSLTAGNTDEERTRVFVEQMRREVRKAMPEHEARAMELAAPFDQLWQGLARYWSKQP; this is encoded by the coding sequence GTGACCGAGTTCATCGACCTCAATTTCCGCGGCAGCGATCGGGTGATTGCCGCCGCCGTGCTCACCGGCCCGGACGGCGTCACGCTGGTCGATCCCGGTCCGACGTCGTGCCTGCCGGCGCTCGAGGCCGGCCTGCGCGAGCGCGGGCTCACGCTGCGCGATGTCCGCGCGCTGCTGCTGACCCACATTCACCTCGACCACGCCGGCGCCGCCGGCACCATCGTCGAGCGCGTGCCGGCCATTCGCGTGCATGTGCACGAGCGTGGCGCGCCGCACATGGTGGATCCGGCGAAGCTGCTGGCCAGCGCCACGCGCCTCTACGGTGACCAGATGGACGCGCTGTGGGGGGCGTTTCTGCCGGTGCCCGTCGCCAGCGTCACGGTGCTGCAAGGCGGGGAGCGCCTGGCCGTCGCCGGCACCACCCTGCAGGTGGCCTATACGCCGGGGCACGCGAAGCATCACGTGAGCTACCTCGATGAGACCAGCGGCGTCGCCTACGTCGGCGACACCGGTGGCATCCGCGTGATCGGTGATTACCTGATTGCGCCAACACCGCCGCCGGACATCGATCTCGCGGCCTGGCGAGAGAGCCTGTCCGTGATCGAGGCCTGGCAGCCGGTCTCGCTGTTCCTCACGCACTTCGGCGCCGTGACCCCGGCGAAGGCGCACCTGGCGCGCTTCCGGGAGACCCTCACGGCCCAGGCCGAAGCGGTGCGTCACTCACTGACGGCGGGGAACACCGACGAGGAGCGGACGCGCGTGTTTGTCGAGCAGATGCGTCGAGAGGTCAGGAAGGCCATGCCCGAGCATGAAGCCCGGGCGATGGAACTGGCCGCGCCATTCGATCAGTTGTGGCAGGGCCTGGCGCGGTACTGGAGCAAGCAGCCGTAG